In the genome of Carya illinoinensis cultivar Pawnee chromosome 13, C.illinoinensisPawnee_v1, whole genome shotgun sequence, the window CTAGGTTCTCTTTGGTTAGAAAAATAGGCTTGGTTTTAATGTATGTATAAGTTTAGCTGGGGAAATGCTGATGCAAAACATTTAACTAGAAGACTTGACCTTGTAAAGATTATTTTGACAAATGCATACTATTCTCGTggttgactctctctctctctctcatattatTTGGCTATAACAATGGTTAACGGGCCAAGTTCTTTGGACAGCTGACCAATTTTTCACTGGGATGGCTCTTAGAATCCAAAACAACATTCTAATCCTGCAAGTGAACAAAGGTGAAAAATCAGCATGCATATACATTCAATACAGAGATAAATCCCAATCACAAGTCCGAGAACTGGATCAAATTACTACAATGAAGCAACAAATTCAAGGATAAGATTCACCATCTGCGCATCATAAGCAGGCCCTTCCATTTGGAAATGGCTTACCCCTTCTATCAAATGTGTTTCAACACGCCCTGCAGCAGAGCTCAACTTGTTGTTCAGCTGCTTCACGCTAGTAAACCCATCCCGCGTACCCATGACAAAGATTTTAGGCTTTGGGGACTTCAGGATGGCGTTATGGTGTCGCCCAAAAAGAATTGAGGCAATCATACCAAAAGGGTACCCTAGACTCACATAGCCCACAACTTGTTCAATCTGATCAACTGCAGATCCTGAAATTGGTGCTCCTGCAACAATTAAGgcaatataagaaaataaagaaaaaaggcaTCATGGATGAATTTGTGTATTACAACAGCTTTGATGACGGATGGTATTGTAACTTTTAAGTGTATGGATGCCTTAAGAATTCACATGTTGTCTATCAGAAAATAAAGATTTCCTTACATTTAGCATCAGACAAAATTCACATTTCAGTAAATCATCACTACCATGCTCTAAAAACAAGGATTAAAGTAGCAGTTCATCTCCTGAGTCGTCTAACATTAACAGACAGGTATTCGAGGGAAATaccataatattattattaaaggtCATAGAAACATGTAAACAGAGAGAAAATGTTTTGCTTATAAGAACTACCAAGAATTTTTCATAGCCAAATTAACAGGGTTCAGATGTTGTCTATCAGAAAAGAAAGATttccttacattttttttttgataggtaaaaaagAAAGATTTCCTTACATTTAGCATCAGACAAAATTCACATTTCAGTAAATCATCACTACCGTGCTCTAAAGACAAGGATTAAAGTAGCAGTTCATCTCCTGAGTCGTCTAACATTAACAGACAGGTATTCGAGGGAAAAACCATAACTATTATTAAAGGTCATAGAAACATGTAAACAGAGAGAAAATGTTTTGCTTATAAGAACTACCAAGAATTTTTCATAGCCAAATTAAGAGGTTACCAGTAATCCAGTATGTGTTACGAGCAGAACTCTGAATTGAACAGATAAAAGTTACGTCCATTAACATTCTATAGCAATTTAATGGTTTAATTGTGATGTCTGGTAAGGGAATATGCCAACCTGTAATCTGAAAATTGTCCAAGCAAAACACTCAGCCCGTAAACAAAGTGCTCATGTAATGGTTGCACATTTTGTGCATCGATGGGAATACTAAAAATACATAGATAATCTCACATTtagcaaagaaaaaatatatttacaagccTAATTTTTAACACACCCAACATATTGTTGGTGTGAAAGCCTTCTATAtcaattatgttaaaaaaattattgttgttttgacTTTTTTAAAGCTGTAATGGTTCCCACAACAAATGGTGTGTTAACACACGGGCTTGTATGTTGCAAAACTCTTATAACAAAATCCAAAAGTTGGGTTCAAGTAATATCCCGGTATACCTATTAACAGTCATTACCAGGTACCTTGGATTCAAATGTCTTCTATATGCTTATCATGCGAATTTCACCTCAACTGGTGCCATTCAATTTCCAGTCTGAAACTTACATGTTCAGCCGAGTTAAAATATGGGAAAACCATAGTTCCGAACATTGTCTTGATGAggggttttcttttttcaacttTGGATCATCTTGATATTTGGAAATATAGAGATATTGTTGTTCGATAGTGGGTTGGGCAAAATATGGATGCAATGAGAAGTCACCGAGTATTATCACACTGGCACAAGGTCACAAAAGGTAGAACTTAAACCTAATCCATATTCACCTACGTTTTTATGTGCATGTCATGGTTGCAAGAAGCCTTTGATGACCCTTTTGTTTCACCTTTAAGACCATCAATTGAAGTAGATCATCAGTACTCCAACAGTCACAATTTCCTAGtttataaaacaaagaaaatcacataTCTTTAAAGGAAATTCATATTGACAAGAAGCAGAGGTTAGGGAAAGCCCACtttataaaacatataaaatcaaCATACGACACAGCCAGCATGAGAATTATATGAAATTGACCCAACAAATTACACCAGAATCAGTATAACCAATTGATTTCAACAAATGGTGCTTTTTTTTTCTAGATATGTTACTCGCTATGaaataaaaactataataaaGTTAATACAATACAGAAGAAAGAGCAAGATagcatataaaatcaaatatccaATTCATAGATCTAGAAATAATCCATCAAACCATTAAATTGAGTAAAGCAATCCATTCGCTTCCAAAGATAACAACCATTAAGCTTGTCCTGCCCATGAAGTGGGAAAGAAATCTTGATCTATataaattgttaaaaataaaagaaaaaaaatcctacCTGCAGAAGAGCCTACCAACAAAATCCTGCCAACGGAGAGATTCTCAGAGACCCACTTGCAGACAGCAATAACATCCTTGATTTCCGCAAAACCAGTGAGAGAAGCCCTTCCACTTGACTTCCCAGCTCCTCTCATGTCAAAGGTCACCGATCTGTAACCTTTTCCAGCCAGCCCAGCTGCTATTCCTTTCAAGAGGCCTTGACAACCACCAAGGACTGAGTATGGGTGGACAAGAACAACCACCAAGTCATCCTTAATTTCTTCCAACGGTTTGAAGAGCCTCGTCCGGAGCTGGACTCCATCGATGGTTTCAACAGTGGTAGACTCTACAGCACAGTTTGACATCTTGCAGGGAAAGAGAAGTAGATGGAatcagcaatggcttgtgatGTGTGCGTTTGTtagggagagagaggagggggagTAAATGTTGGTTAGGTTGGAGTTGGACAACACCACCATAAGGCTAAGCAATGACTTGGGTCGTGATAATCGCTTTGGGCCGGTTTTCTGAACCTCTAATACTTTATGAGGAATGTTCGATGTTGTGCGAAGTTTTAGGACTCGTATTTCGAAaacattatcattttattattataattattttaaatttttatataaaatataataaataattctattttttaaatctcaatttatttttttttaattttaaaaaataatatttaaaaaaaaattattttaataatattttatttaatttttatcttttatcttaaatcatctcatctcatatctaaATTCAAACCAACTTTTAAGATCTCGCGTAATTTATATAAGATCtattatataatgtaaaagtgcactattttttagaagaatgctacttatcatctcacactatacattttatatattttaaaattatttttttattttattttattcttattaaattaaatgagtTATTCTTCTTATCATTCATACACCATATACTTGTtgtagaaaaaatgaaataaaaaattaaaatagatgtgGTGTGTGGGAAGAATAAggagaattattattatttcatataaaatttacacATTATAAAATTGTATAAATCATGTTTTCGCATATCACTAAATATAGTTAAAGGAACTATATACTTAAGAGGGAAGTGCATGCACAttcttttctgtttcttttcGTTTTAGCAAAATT includes:
- the LOC122291776 gene encoding uncharacterized protein LOC122291776 isoform X2, producing MSNCAVESTTVETIDGVQLRTRLFKPLEEIKDDLVVVLVHPYSVLGGCQGLLKGIAAGLAGKGYRSVTFDMRGAGKSSGRASLTGFAEIKDVIAVCKWVSENLSVGRILLVGSSAGAPISGSAVDQIEQVVGYVSLGYPFGMIASILFGRHHNAILKSPKPKIFVMGTRDGFTSVKQLNNKLSSAAGRVETHLIEGVSHFQMEGPAYDAQMD
- the LOC122291776 gene encoding uncharacterized protein LOC122291776 isoform X1, with the translated sequence MSNCAVESTTVETIDGVQLRTRLFKPLEEIKDDLVVVLVHPYSVLGGCQGLLKGIAAGLAGKGYRSVTFDMRGAGKSSGRASLTGFAEIKDVIAVCKWVSENLSVGRILLVGSSAGAPISGSAVDQIEQVVGYVSLGYPFGMIASILFGRHHNAILKSPKPKIFVMGTRDGFTSVKQLNNKLSSAAGRVETHLIEGVSHFQMEGPAYDAQMVNLILEFVASL